One part of the Sphingopyxis sp. TUF1 genome encodes these proteins:
- the ccmE gene encoding cytochrome c maturation protein CcmE codes for MKAKHQRLVLAIVALCGVAGAGVLAASALRDEAAYFRTPAEIAGGKAAVGEAMRLGGMVAKGSIARQADGLTIRFVATDGKASVPVEYKGIVPDLFGEESGMVADGRMRADGTFVADRILAKHDERYMPPQMGEMPKDMKAAVKG; via the coding sequence GTGAAGGCGAAGCATCAGCGGTTGGTCCTGGCGATCGTCGCGCTGTGCGGCGTGGCGGGTGCGGGCGTGCTCGCGGCGAGCGCGCTTCGCGACGAGGCCGCCTATTTTCGCACGCCGGCCGAAATTGCGGGCGGCAAGGCCGCGGTTGGCGAAGCGATGCGGCTGGGCGGCATGGTCGCCAAGGGCAGCATCGCGCGGCAGGCCGATGGCCTCACGATCCGCTTCGTCGCAACCGACGGCAAGGCGTCGGTTCCGGTCGAATATAAGGGAATCGTCCCCGATCTGTTCGGCGAGGAGAGCGGCATGGTCGCCGACGGCCGAATGCGCGCCGACGGGACATTCGTCGCTGATCGTATTCTGGCGAAGCATGACGAGCGATATATGCCGCCGCAGATGGGCGAGATGCCCAAGGATATGAAGGCGGCGGTGAAGGGATGA